In Paenarthrobacter sp. GOM3, a single window of DNA contains:
- a CDS encoding LacI family DNA-binding transcriptional regulator — protein MSSKNIGIKDVAVAAGVSVTTVSHVLNEVSYARISTETRDKVRMAAEELGYGPNRLAQALRTQRTGMLGLVSEEIATTPHAGRIILGADEAAKARGYNLMIINTPGSASLESRQADVQALLERRVDGILYATMYHRNVELPENLASVPSVLVDSVAIGGNITAVVPDEDGGARAAVGALLDAGHTRVGFINNTDDVPATRQRLQAFRAMLNEAGLDGDAAPVESEISEVQGGYEAAKRILSRTERPTALFCYNDRMAMGAYRAAAELGLSIPHDLSVVGFDDQELIAANLYPGLTTVALPHYEMGAWATEHLIDAIEGKDDLSLMALHPTILGCPLVTRDSVAAPR, from the coding sequence ATGAGCAGCAAGAACATCGGTATCAAGGACGTAGCCGTCGCCGCGGGCGTGTCCGTCACCACCGTGTCCCATGTCCTCAACGAGGTTTCCTATGCCCGGATCAGCACCGAAACGCGGGACAAAGTCAGGATGGCCGCCGAAGAACTCGGTTACGGCCCCAACCGCCTGGCCCAGGCCCTCCGCACGCAAAGGACCGGCATGCTGGGGCTGGTCAGCGAGGAAATCGCCACCACGCCCCACGCGGGCAGGATCATCCTTGGCGCCGATGAGGCCGCCAAAGCCCGGGGATACAACCTCATGATCATCAACACCCCGGGCTCGGCCAGCCTCGAATCAAGGCAAGCCGACGTGCAGGCCCTCCTGGAGCGCCGTGTGGACGGGATCCTGTACGCCACCATGTACCACCGCAACGTGGAACTCCCGGAGAACCTGGCCAGCGTCCCATCGGTCCTGGTGGACTCCGTTGCCATTGGCGGGAACATCACGGCAGTCGTACCGGACGAGGATGGCGGCGCCCGCGCCGCAGTCGGAGCCCTCCTCGACGCCGGCCACACCCGGGTGGGCTTCATCAACAACACCGATGATGTGCCAGCAACCCGCCAGCGGCTCCAAGCCTTCCGGGCCATGCTCAACGAAGCAGGGCTCGACGGCGATGCGGCACCTGTTGAGTCCGAGATCTCCGAGGTGCAGGGCGGCTATGAGGCAGCGAAACGGATTCTCTCGCGGACGGAGAGGCCTACGGCGCTGTTCTGCTACAACGACCGGATGGCCATGGGTGCTTACCGGGCCGCCGCTGAACTGGGACTCAGCATTCCCCACGACCTTTCCGTGGTGGGCTTTGACGACCAGGAATTGATCGCCGCCAACCTCTACCCCGGCCTCACCACCGTCGCCCTCCCCCACTACGAGATGGGGGCCTGGGCTACGGAACACCTTATTGACGCCATTGAGGGCAAGGACGACCTGTCCTTAATGGCACTCCACCCCACCATCCTGGGCTGTCCGTTGGTCACCCGCGATTCCGTCGCCGCTCCGCGGTAG
- a CDS encoding carbohydrate kinase family protein, protein MHEEKPALPGTGPDVVVVGEALVDIVVAPGGTVEHPGGSPANVAYGLGRLGVRTALMTSIGDDHHGAAIQRHLASAGVELLAAPGKRDRTATATATLASDGSAHYDFDIAWDLPATAPMTLPKVLHTGSIATFLAPGAAAVRTLLEQSHQRCVVTYDPNIRAALLGSQAEAKGIFEDLIPFTEVVKLSDEDARWLYPGLALEDIAQRILHLGAGLAVVTKGSDGSLLSTPGAQVLVPSVKSVVVDTIGAGDSYMAALIYGLLAREAEGLGPEALESLGRLATKAAAITVRRAGANPPTSDELLADLREHQPAN, encoded by the coding sequence ATGCACGAAGAAAAACCTGCCCTCCCTGGAACAGGCCCCGACGTTGTAGTTGTTGGCGAAGCCCTGGTGGATATTGTCGTCGCCCCCGGCGGTACTGTGGAGCACCCCGGAGGATCCCCGGCAAACGTCGCCTACGGACTTGGCCGGCTGGGCGTCCGCACCGCCTTGATGACGTCGATCGGAGACGACCACCACGGTGCCGCCATCCAGCGGCACCTGGCCAGTGCCGGCGTCGAACTCCTGGCTGCTCCCGGAAAACGGGACCGAACCGCCACTGCAACCGCCACCCTGGCATCCGACGGTTCAGCCCATTACGACTTCGATATCGCTTGGGACCTGCCCGCAACCGCACCGATGACCCTTCCCAAGGTTCTGCACACCGGATCGATCGCCACCTTCCTTGCGCCCGGAGCAGCGGCAGTCCGGACCCTCCTGGAGCAGTCGCACCAGCGCTGCGTGGTGACCTACGACCCCAACATCCGTGCCGCGCTCCTGGGCAGCCAGGCCGAAGCGAAGGGAATCTTTGAGGACCTCATCCCCTTCACCGAGGTGGTCAAACTCAGCGATGAGGACGCCCGGTGGCTCTATCCGGGGTTGGCGCTGGAAGACATTGCGCAACGCATCCTGCACCTGGGGGCCGGCCTGGCCGTTGTCACCAAGGGTTCAGATGGATCGCTGCTCTCAACCCCTGGAGCGCAGGTTCTGGTTCCGTCCGTGAAGTCTGTAGTGGTGGACACAATTGGCGCCGGCGACTCCTACATGGCCGCCCTGATCTACGGGCTCCTGGCAAGGGAAGCCGAAGGGCTGGGGCCCGAAGCCCTGGAGTCGTTGGGGCGTTTGGCCACCAAGGCCGCGGCCATCACGGTGCGGCGCGCGGGCGCCAACCCGCCGACGTCGGACGAGCTGTTGGCCGACCTTCGCGAACACCAACCCGCCAACTGA
- a CDS encoding right-handed parallel beta-helix repeat-containing protein: MSSSNYYDVTNWHVGNPSEDVGEVINSIIADIKERQTGTDVNDGGKPGAVIYLPPGDYRLRTQVLIDISFLRIQGSGHGFTSSSIRFNVPEDEWPDLHELWPGGSRVLVDLPAADSADPASGAAFRVERAGSPRISSVEFANFCIDGLHFTPDGSDLPAENTYVNGKTGIHVASANDSFRINEMGFIYLEHALTIHNADALSIHNNFIAECGSCIELRGWGQASKITDNLIGAGFKGHSIYAENHGGLLVTANNVFPRGASSVHFSGVTRSSVTNNRLHSFYPGMVVLADNSSENLVATNHFLRDHEPWTPFLGIDNGLDDLHGILAVSGSNNSVIGNHFSQIIDSASVRPEGATPVIVRLREGGGNFVSNNHVVAMNVHSSTSDDCFEAQVDALLATDDVEDLAVTAVLVDPGSARNTILDSGTDTQVVADRGTNAVRATPTL, encoded by the coding sequence ATGTCCAGCAGCAACTACTACGACGTGACCAACTGGCACGTCGGCAATCCCTCCGAAGACGTCGGCGAGGTGATCAACAGCATCATCGCCGACATCAAGGAACGCCAGACCGGGACGGACGTCAACGACGGCGGCAAGCCGGGAGCCGTGATCTACCTCCCGCCCGGCGACTACCGCCTGCGGACACAGGTTTTGATAGACATCAGCTTCCTCAGGATCCAGGGCTCGGGACACGGCTTTACGTCCTCAAGCATCAGGTTCAACGTTCCAGAAGACGAATGGCCCGATCTGCACGAACTGTGGCCCGGCGGAAGCCGTGTCCTGGTTGACCTTCCCGCTGCTGACAGCGCGGACCCGGCGAGTGGAGCTGCGTTCCGTGTTGAGCGGGCCGGCAGCCCCCGGATCAGTTCGGTGGAGTTCGCCAACTTCTGCATCGACGGACTGCACTTCACCCCCGACGGCTCGGACCTGCCCGCGGAAAACACCTACGTCAACGGCAAGACCGGCATCCACGTGGCCAGCGCCAACGATTCCTTCCGCATCAACGAAATGGGCTTCATCTACCTTGAACACGCGCTGACCATCCACAACGCAGACGCTCTGTCCATCCACAACAACTTCATTGCCGAGTGTGGAAGCTGCATCGAACTTCGCGGCTGGGGTCAGGCCTCCAAGATCACGGACAACCTGATCGGTGCAGGCTTCAAAGGCCACTCGATCTACGCCGAGAACCATGGCGGGCTGCTGGTCACGGCGAACAACGTCTTCCCCCGCGGGGCGAGCAGCGTCCACTTCAGCGGCGTCACCCGTTCGAGCGTCACCAACAACCGCCTGCATTCCTTCTACCCGGGCATGGTTGTCCTTGCAGACAACAGCTCGGAGAACCTCGTAGCCACCAACCACTTCCTGCGCGACCATGAGCCGTGGACGCCGTTCCTGGGGATCGACAACGGGTTGGACGACCTGCACGGGATCCTCGCGGTCAGCGGCAGCAACAACTCCGTGATCGGCAACCATTTCTCGCAGATCATCGACTCGGCGAGCGTCCGTCCGGAAGGCGCGACGCCGGTCATCGTCCGGCTGCGCGAGGGGGGCGGAAACTTCGTGTCGAACAACCATGTAGTGGCCATGAACGTCCACTCATCAACGAGCGATGATTGCTTCGAAGCCCAGGTAGATGCCCTGCTGGCCACTGATGACGTAGAGGACCTGGCCGTGACCGCCGTCCTGGTGGATCCCGGCTCAGCGCGCAACACCATCCTCGACTCCGGCACTGACACGCAAGTAGTCGCGGACAGGGGCACCAACGCCGTCAGGGCCACCCCCACTCTCTGA
- a CDS encoding carbohydrate ABC transporter permease, translated as MSTASVTTLASPPPSGLSQPQVLRRRGVNREGLEAGRRSTRTILWILLAVAMVLYGFPFLYLLFTSFKTPIDTIAVPPTILPREWTLENYTNALGRSGVVASFINSIQTAVISTLLSLVLAVPAAYGITRYKTPSGRVFIMAALVTRMVPPVAIGIPLASMMSSVGLADTPIALSIAHTTISLPLSIWLMSSFFESVPRDLEEAATVDGCSRLGALWRVVIPVVSGGIAVTAIFAFLASWNEFLFALLMTAIRSQTTPVVIANFQTQFGLDWGSMTALAAVYSIPVILLTLLLQRKIVAGMTLGAVKG; from the coding sequence ATGAGCACCGCGAGCGTCACAACATTAGCCAGCCCGCCGCCGTCGGGCCTTAGCCAACCACAAGTGCTCCGGCGACGCGGGGTCAACCGTGAAGGGCTCGAAGCCGGCCGGCGCAGCACACGGACCATACTGTGGATCCTGCTGGCGGTAGCCATGGTGCTGTACGGTTTCCCGTTCCTGTACCTGCTGTTCACGTCGTTCAAGACGCCGATCGACACCATCGCTGTCCCGCCCACCATCCTGCCCCGCGAGTGGACGCTGGAGAACTACACCAATGCCCTGGGTCGCAGCGGCGTGGTGGCGTCCTTCATCAACAGCATCCAAACAGCGGTCATCAGCACGCTGTTGTCACTGGTCCTGGCAGTGCCGGCCGCCTACGGCATCACCAGGTACAAGACCCCCAGCGGCCGCGTGTTCATCATGGCCGCACTGGTGACCCGCATGGTCCCGCCGGTGGCCATCGGCATTCCGCTGGCGTCCATGATGTCCTCCGTAGGCTTGGCCGACACCCCCATAGCCCTGTCCATTGCGCACACCACCATCTCGCTTCCGCTCTCCATCTGGCTGATGTCCAGCTTCTTCGAGTCAGTCCCCCGGGACCTTGAAGAGGCCGCAACCGTGGACGGATGCAGCAGGCTCGGTGCCCTGTGGCGGGTGGTCATCCCCGTGGTGTCCGGCGGTATCGCCGTCACAGCGATCTTCGCTTTCCTGGCTTCCTGGAACGAATTCCTGTTCGCACTTCTGATGACCGCGATCCGCTCCCAGACAACGCCAGTGGTGATCGCGAACTTCCAAACGCAGTTCGGCCTGGACTGGGGTTCCATGACGGCCCTCGCCGCGGTGTACTCGATCCCGGTCATCCTGCTGACGCTCCTGCTGCAGCGAAAGATCGTGGCGGGCATGACGCTGGGTGCGGTCAAGGGCTAG
- a CDS encoding carbohydrate ABC transporter permease: MRISDRRFALYLMTPAALFLAVFVAYPLFRLVADSFFKISPIAGGPRDFVGFQNYVTAFTSEAFTSAGWRTLGYTVVVVALEFTLGLGMALLFTALGKKSQIWRTVFLYPLMIAPIVAGLLWKFLMIDNFGLLGTLLHQAGILSDPNQIGWLSDPNIVLFSVAIPDIWLTTSFMCLVLFAGLQNIPGDLLEAARLDGARAPALLFRIILPLLRPVIAVALVVRGIDAARAFDTILIQTNGGPQSASETMSLLIYRTMIRFGDPGLASAMGTIYLIAMLAIAFVAVATIWRPGKDN, encoded by the coding sequence GTGCGTATCTCCGATCGCCGCTTCGCCCTCTACCTGATGACGCCTGCGGCACTGTTCCTGGCCGTATTCGTGGCCTATCCCCTCTTCCGCCTGGTGGCTGACAGCTTCTTCAAGATCTCGCCCATCGCCGGCGGCCCCCGCGATTTCGTGGGCTTCCAGAATTACGTAACGGCCTTTACCTCCGAGGCCTTCACCAGCGCCGGGTGGCGAACCCTGGGCTACACGGTGGTGGTAGTAGCTCTGGAGTTCACCCTCGGCCTCGGCATGGCGTTGCTCTTCACAGCCCTGGGCAAGAAGTCCCAGATCTGGCGGACAGTGTTCCTCTACCCCCTGATGATCGCCCCGATCGTGGCGGGCCTCCTGTGGAAGTTCCTGATGATCGATAACTTCGGCCTCCTCGGAACGCTCCTCCACCAAGCCGGGATCCTGTCGGACCCCAACCAGATCGGGTGGTTGTCCGACCCCAACATTGTGTTGTTCTCGGTGGCCATTCCAGATATCTGGCTCACGACCTCCTTTATGTGTCTGGTGCTCTTCGCCGGCCTCCAGAACATCCCCGGCGATCTGCTCGAGGCCGCCCGCCTGGATGGCGCTCGTGCTCCGGCACTCCTGTTCCGGATCATCCTTCCGCTGCTTCGCCCGGTGATCGCTGTTGCCCTTGTGGTCCGCGGAATAGACGCAGCAAGGGCCTTCGACACCATCCTGATCCAAACCAACGGCGGACCGCAGTCGGCATCGGAAACGATGAGCCTGCTGATCTACCGCACCATGATCCGCTTCGGCGACCCGGGCCTGGCCAGCGCCATGGGCACCATTTACCTCATCGCCATGTTGGCCATTGCCTTCGTCGCGGTGGCCACCATCTGGCGGCCAGGAAAGGACAACTGA
- a CDS encoding glycoside hydrolase family 32 protein: protein MSSSLDAARPETAPAVTPRFRPAIHFTASDTWLNDPNGLVFHDGLYHLFFQNNPYGNVWGNMSWGHATSPDLLHWAEHPVAIAGDEVEDIFSGSVVVDHGNSSGFGTVESPALVAVYTSAFKTASPHSGTQAQSLAYSTDGGITWLKYDENPVLTRNSPHFRDPKVFRYGGAEGSFWVMVAVEAQHQKVVLYRSEDLKSWDFLSDFGPANADAGEWECPDLFPLAVDGDPDNTKWVLIVNVNPGAVAGGSGGQYFVGDFDGVRFVPDAGSLAAPAGLSSFPDKDAAQAALQQCLWLDWGRDCYASVSFSNVPDNGRITIGWMNNWDYANQLPTAPWRSSMTLARELRLSSVNGSLHLIQHPVLPEHRAEPGPLPGPAPFDLDGTALRLPDAVPGTAQVIEAEIVIGSAERVEFTLLGSTDGSQRTVLGYNTGSERLTLDRRQSGNTQFHGKFASVESAPAALEDGILKLLIVVDQCSVEVFAQDGKVVLTDLVFPEANSLQNWLSAEGGTATVRKLAVSSIA from the coding sequence ATGTCCAGTAGCCTTGATGCCGCACGCCCGGAAACAGCCCCGGCCGTAACCCCCCGGTTTCGCCCTGCCATCCATTTCACGGCAAGCGACACGTGGCTGAATGATCCCAACGGCCTGGTGTTCCACGACGGTTTGTACCACCTCTTCTTCCAGAACAACCCTTACGGAAACGTCTGGGGCAACATGTCCTGGGGCCATGCCACGTCCCCCGACCTCCTCCACTGGGCTGAGCACCCCGTCGCCATTGCCGGCGACGAGGTTGAGGACATCTTCTCCGGAAGCGTCGTTGTGGACCACGGCAACTCGTCCGGGTTCGGAACAGTCGAGTCACCAGCCTTGGTAGCCGTCTACACGAGCGCCTTCAAGACCGCCTCCCCGCACAGTGGCACGCAGGCCCAGTCCCTCGCGTACAGCACCGATGGCGGAATAACGTGGCTCAAATACGATGAAAACCCTGTCCTCACCAGGAACTCACCGCACTTCCGGGATCCCAAAGTGTTCCGCTACGGGGGCGCAGAAGGGTCCTTCTGGGTGATGGTCGCGGTCGAAGCGCAGCACCAGAAGGTAGTCCTGTACCGTTCCGAGGACCTCAAATCCTGGGACTTCCTCAGCGACTTTGGCCCGGCCAACGCGGACGCCGGTGAATGGGAATGCCCTGACCTGTTCCCGTTGGCGGTGGACGGCGACCCGGACAACACCAAATGGGTGCTGATCGTCAACGTCAATCCCGGCGCGGTGGCGGGCGGTTCGGGCGGCCAGTACTTCGTTGGGGACTTTGACGGCGTCCGTTTCGTCCCTGACGCGGGCTCGCTCGCCGCTCCCGCCGGGTTGTCGTCCTTCCCCGACAAGGATGCGGCTCAGGCGGCGCTGCAGCAATGCCTCTGGCTGGACTGGGGCCGCGACTGCTACGCCTCCGTGTCTTTCAGCAACGTCCCTGACAACGGGCGCATCACCATCGGCTGGATGAACAACTGGGACTACGCCAACCAATTGCCCACGGCCCCCTGGCGGTCCTCCATGACCCTGGCACGCGAACTCCGACTCAGTTCAGTAAACGGCTCCCTCCACCTGATCCAGCACCCGGTCCTTCCCGAACACCGGGCAGAGCCAGGCCCCCTGCCCGGTCCGGCGCCGTTCGATCTGGACGGCACGGCCCTTCGGCTGCCCGACGCAGTCCCCGGCACCGCACAGGTCATCGAGGCGGAGATCGTCATTGGAAGCGCCGAACGCGTTGAGTTCACCCTGCTTGGCTCCACCGACGGGAGCCAGCGCACGGTGCTGGGCTACAACACAGGCAGCGAGCGACTCACCCTGGATCGCAGGCAATCGGGAAACACCCAATTCCACGGGAAGTTCGCATCAGTGGAATCGGCACCGGCCGCTCTGGAGGACGGCATCCTTAAACTGCTCATCGTCGTGGACCAATGCTCCGTGGAAGTCTTCGCGCAGGACGGCAAAGTGGTCCTGACAGATCTCGTTTTTCCCGAAGCCAACAGCCTCCAAAACTGGTTGTCAGCCGAGGGTGGCACTGCAACCGTCCGCAAGCTCGCCGTCTCATCAATCGCCTAA